A part of Candidatus Omnitrophota bacterium genomic DNA contains:
- a CDS encoding cytochrome b/b6 domain-containing protein, with amino-acid sequence MCIDKFKFSCPAIFFLIMFSSLCAASAIENSDCLECHEDSVRSAYNLSVHRKNLCTSCHADITTLPHSEKVSKPVCNQCHRLETEIYNSSDHGVALKAGVDEAASCRNCHGEPHSILDSRNKDSSVYRANIPKTCALCHEDQKRMAKYELTEKMPYRSYSETVHGKALIEKGLISAAVCTDCHGSHDLYSMANPKSKIYRTNVPSTCGKCHENVSKTYERSVHGKSVLAGRREAPVCTDCHGEHSIKSHSEPSSSVYPTAISEKTCPRCHASETVISKYRLPGNMVKTYMESYHGLASKSGSTVVANCASCHGVHDILPSSDPNSSVNKANLPQTCGKCHPGAGARLAKGSVHINPSATRDRAVFYVTIFYIFLIIMTIGGMSIYVGLDYLSRLREHYKRVRSEAKIMRWTFNERLQHGLLLITFTVLAYTGFALRFSDAWWAFPFTVVKGGFDWRGILHRCMAVIFCLLCVYHAGFLIFTKRGKIEFKAFLPRMKDFVDLYKMLMYNLGISKEKPKFERFNFIEKSEYWALIWGALIMIVTGLLLTFNNLAMRYLPKWLLDVAATIHFYEALLATLAILIWHLYFSIFSPEHYPMNWSWLTGRTTEDERRENDPSKDKENKADS; translated from the coding sequence ATGTGCATAGATAAATTTAAATTTAGTTGCCCTGCTATATTTTTTTTAATAATGTTTTCATCGCTTTGCGCTGCTTCCGCGATTGAAAATTCCGATTGTTTGGAATGTCATGAAGATAGTGTACGCTCCGCTTATAATTTATCCGTCCACCGTAAAAATTTATGCACAAGTTGCCATGCAGATATTACCACGCTGCCGCATTCTGAAAAAGTAAGCAAACCTGTATGCAATCAATGCCATAGACTCGAAACCGAAATCTATAATTCGAGCGACCATGGCGTAGCTTTAAAGGCCGGCGTAGACGAGGCCGCTTCCTGCCGTAATTGCCACGGTGAACCGCATTCTATCTTAGACTCCCGTAATAAAGACTCGTCGGTCTATCGGGCAAATATTCCCAAAACCTGTGCCTTGTGCCACGAAGACCAAAAAAGAATGGCAAAATACGAATTAACGGAGAAGATGCCGTATAGATCTTATTCCGAAACAGTCCACGGTAAGGCATTAATAGAAAAAGGTTTGATCTCAGCCGCTGTCTGTACCGATTGCCATGGCTCGCATGACCTATATTCCATGGCCAACCCCAAATCAAAAATATACCGGACAAACGTTCCTTCTACCTGTGGGAAATGCCATGAGAACGTATCGAAGACCTATGAGCGCAGTGTTCATGGAAAATCCGTTTTGGCAGGCCGCAGAGAAGCGCCTGTCTGTACCGATTGCCACGGCGAACATAGCATAAAGTCCCACAGCGAACCCTCATCGTCGGTATACCCGACCGCCATATCCGAAAAAACCTGCCCGCGCTGTCACGCGTCGGAAACCGTCATCAGCAAATACCGGCTTCCGGGCAATATGGTAAAGACATATATGGAGAGTTATCATGGCCTTGCAAGCAAAAGCGGGTCCACGGTAGTCGCAAACTGCGCAAGCTGCCATGGTGTGCACGACATACTGCCGTCAAGCGACCCCAATTCCTCCGTAAACAAAGCTAACCTGCCCCAGACCTGTGGGAAATGCCATCCGGGAGCGGGGGCAAGATTAGCGAAGGGTTCCGTGCATATCAATCCTTCGGCAACGAGGGATAGGGCGGTATTCTATGTCACTATTTTTTATATCTTCCTGATAATTATGACAATAGGCGGGATGAGTATCTATGTTGGCCTGGATTATTTAAGCAGATTAAGAGAGCATTACAAGAGAGTCCGCTCCGAAGCTAAAATCATGAGATGGACATTTAATGAACGCCTTCAGCATGGCCTGCTTCTTATAACTTTCACTGTCCTTGCATATACCGGTTTTGCCCTGAGGTTCTCTGACGCGTGGTGGGCGTTCCCATTCACGGTCGTTAAAGGCGGTTTTGACTGGAGGGGGATATTACACAGATGTATGGCGGTAATATTTTGCCTGCTCTGTGTTTATCACGCAGGATTTTTAATTTTCACGAAGCGGGGCAAGATTGAATTCAAGGCGTTTCTGCCGAGAATGAAGGATTTTGTGGATTTATATAAAATGCTTATGTATAATCTTGGTATCTCCAAAGAAAAGCCAAAATTCGAAAGATTTAATTTTATAGAAAAATCCGAATATTGGGCGCTTATTTGGGGAGCGTTAATAATGATCGTAACAGGGCTGCTGCTTACTTTTAACAACTTAGCAATGCGGTATTTGCCGAAATGGCTATTGGATGTTGCGGCGACCATACATTTCTATGAAGCCCTTCTCGCTACACTGGCTATCCTTATCTGGCATTTATATTTTTCGATATTTTCGCCCGAGCATTATCCGATGAATTGGTCCTGGCTTACCGGGAGGACCACCGAAGATGAACGCCGGGAGAACGATCCTTCAAAGGATAAAGAAAACAAGGCTGATTCATAA
- a CDS encoding twin-arginine translocase TatA/TatE family subunit has translation MFGNIGMPELFVILLICLLVFGAGKLPEIGKSFGKAINEFKKGMKEIDSDTKNVGK, from the coding sequence ATGTTTGGTAATATAGGAATGCCGGAACTATTTGTTATACTTTTAATTTGTCTTTTAGTCTTTGGCGCGGGAAAATTGCCGGAGATTGGCAAGTCATTTGGTAAGGCTATCAACGAATTTAAAAAAGGGATGAAAGAAATAGATTCAGACACGAAGAACGTGGGAAAATAA
- the tatC gene encoding twin-arginine translocase subunit TatC, which yields MDKDLTFVGHLEELRRRIIVSLIFITIVSVLAFPCASKILAILKIPSAGFIGKLVFFDPQEAFLIHIKIAFFAGLAVSMPVILYQLWAFISPAIETNTKKIGSLFLFFSVGAFASGVSFGFFILLPAALKFLLSFSGNNLEPLISASNYISFVLGLTLGCGLVFEMPVLSFILSKIGIINYRFLRKMWKYAVIVIFIMAAIVTPSPDVFNMTIIAMPMLFLYELSIWISKFSGRKN from the coding sequence ATGGATAAAGATTTAACCTTTGTAGGGCATCTCGAAGAATTGCGCCGCAGGATAATAGTGTCTTTGATATTTATTACCATAGTCAGTGTCCTCGCGTTTCCTTGCGCTTCAAAGATATTGGCTATCCTGAAAATTCCGAGCGCGGGCTTTATAGGAAAACTTGTTTTTTTTGATCCTCAAGAGGCCTTTTTAATCCATATTAAAATCGCTTTTTTTGCCGGATTAGCGGTATCTATGCCTGTAATATTGTATCAATTATGGGCGTTTATCTCTCCTGCCATAGAAACTAATACAAAAAAAATCGGTTCATTATTTTTATTTTTTTCCGTAGGAGCATTCGCTTCAGGCGTGTCTTTCGGATTTTTTATATTACTTCCGGCAGCCCTTAAGTTTCTGCTTAGCTTCTCCGGGAACAATCTGGAGCCGTTAATTTCTGCTTCAAATTATATATCTTTTGTGTTAGGCTTGACTTTAGGGTGCGGGCTTGTTTTTGAAATGCCTGTTTTAAGTTTCATATTATCAAAAATCGGTATCATTAATTACCGATTTTTACGCAAGATGTGGAAATACGCGGTAATAGTTATCTTCATCATGGCCGCTATTGTAACTCCCAGCCCGGACGTTTTTAATATGACTATAATAGCTATGCCGATGCTTTTTTTGTATGAACTAAGTATATGGATTTCTAAATTCAGCGGTAGAAAAAATTAA
- a CDS encoding response regulator, whose product MMAKILIIDDDPDIVEAMKVVLESRNYQVKAAKTGEEGLREMRRDKPELVILDVMMETADKGFDVAREIKLDPDYKHIPILMLTAIKERTGLDFGKEAGDEYWLPVDDYCDKPLHPEELLSKVETLLKKR is encoded by the coding sequence ATGATGGCAAAAATTCTGATAATTGACGATGACCCGGATATAGTTGAGGCGATGAAAGTGGTCCTGGAGTCCAGGAATTATCAAGTCAAAGCGGCAAAAACAGGTGAAGAAGGATTACGTGAGATGAGGCGGGATAAGCCCGAGCTGGTCATCTTGGATGTAATGATGGAAACGGCCGATAAGGGTTTTGATGTCGCGAGGGAAATAAAATTGGACCCGGATTATAAGCATATACCGATCCTCATGCTGACCGCCATAAAAGAAAGGACCGGCCTGGATTTTGGGAAAGAAGCAGGGGACGAATATTGGCTTCCTGTGGATGATTATTGCGATAAGCCGCTCCACCCCGAGGAGCTGCTTTCAAAGGTTGAAACTCTTTTAAAGAAAAGATGA
- a CDS encoding HAMP domain-containing sensor histidine kinase gives MMKFKRLEGLVERLYWLIRLRWIAVIAVCFTVLLTRYIFSFSLPALHLYIVAATLGMYNLAFLLLLRLIKGKESLSVINKIANAQISLDLLSLAVLIHFSGGIENPFLFYFVFHMIIASILLNRRNSFLQATFAILLFSTVVVLEYFGILHHYCLKNFIVHDQQRNLIYISGISFVFISTLYIAVYMATSISMRLRQREKVLEEANLQLEEKDRIKSEYVLRVTHGIKEHLSAIQGCLEPVSGGITGELNPKQFDLVRRAAHRTSKLMFFVRALLQITRIKLSKNILMEDFPLEDIISEAITAASSKAKDKNIAINLTVEAGIDKIKAAREYIQETLTNLIVNSVKYTPRNGKIDIMVWNKGSSILIEIIDTGIGIPKNELPRVFEEFYRASNAKETEKDGTGLGLSIAKQVIEMHDGKIWAESEEGKGSKFSIELPKRKDFYGKREDNGRV, from the coding sequence ATGATGAAGTTCAAGCGTCTCGAAGGACTCGTTGAAAGGCTTTATTGGCTTATAAGATTACGCTGGATAGCTGTAATAGCGGTATGTTTCACGGTCCTTCTTACCAGGTACATTTTTAGTTTTTCCCTCCCCGCGTTACATTTATATATTGTCGCCGCAACACTCGGTATGTATAACCTCGCTTTTCTACTTTTATTGAGACTCATCAAGGGAAAAGAGTCCCTATCGGTTATTAATAAAATAGCCAATGCCCAGATATCACTCGATTTGCTAAGTCTTGCCGTCCTTATTCATTTTTCCGGGGGCATAGAGAACCCATTTCTATTTTATTTTGTATTTCACATGATTATTGCCAGTATTCTTTTAAACAGGCGAAATTCATTCCTGCAGGCAACCTTTGCCATATTGCTCTTTTCTACAGTGGTAGTTTTGGAGTATTTCGGGATTTTGCATCATTATTGTCTTAAAAATTTCATTGTCCATGATCAACAGCGTAATCTTATTTATATAAGCGGTATATCTTTTGTTTTTATCAGCACCTTATATATAGCGGTTTACATGGCAACATCGATCTCTATGCGGTTAAGGCAGCGGGAAAAGGTTTTGGAGGAAGCGAACCTGCAATTGGAGGAGAAAGACCGCATAAAGAGCGAATATGTATTACGCGTTACCCATGGTATCAAAGAACATCTCTCGGCCATCCAGGGATGTCTGGAACCGGTGTCGGGGGGAATAACAGGTGAACTTAACCCAAAGCAGTTCGACCTGGTGCGCAGGGCCGCCCACCGGACGTCAAAACTCATGTTCTTCGTCAGGGCGCTTTTGCAAATTACGCGAATAAAACTAAGTAAAAATATACTTATGGAAGATTTCCCGCTGGAAGACATTATTTCAGAGGCTATTACCGCCGCTTCTTCAAAAGCAAAAGATAAAAATATAGCTATTAATCTTACAGTAGAAGCCGGTATTGATAAAATAAAAGCGGCGAGGGAATATATTCAGGAGACACTGACCAATCTTATTGTAAACTCGGTTAAATATACTCCGCGCAACGGAAAGATTGATATAATGGTTTGGAATAAGGGCAGCTCGATTCTCATTGAGATTATCGATACGGGTATCGGTATACCCAAAAATGAGCTCCCGAGGGTATTTGAGGAATTCTACAGGGCTTCCAACGCCAAGGAGACGGAGAAAGACGGGACCGGGCTGGGGCTGTCGATAGCAAAGCAGGTTATCGAGATGCATGACGGCAAAATTTGGGCAGAGTCCGAAGAAGGCAAAGGCAGTAAATTCAGCATTGAGTTACCGAAACGAAAGGATTTTTATGGCAAGCGCGAAGATAACGGGCGAGTTTAA
- a CDS encoding sulfide-dependent adenosine diphosphate thiazole synthase: MASAKITGEFKGWSKKYASSDVIIVGGGPAGLMAALDLARLDLKILVVESSSAVGGRLWASDFLISTSGFMPQVREILDELKVPYKKGKSGLSVTAGSNLSSKLISAVCDAGVRILNMAEFKDLIFTDEKVEGITINWVPQLSLKDKMIAGIPTTLKSQAIIDATGLDARVCRLLMEKGAIKLDKHEQIDVRASENMLLEKTGNIYPGLAVAGMAVAGIYGIPQGGLTLCSMLLSGRRVADEVIKFLSEIFYLHVK; this comes from the coding sequence ATGGCAAGCGCGAAGATAACGGGCGAGTTTAAAGGATGGTCTAAAAAGTATGCTTCATCAGATGTTATAATAGTCGGCGGCGGGCCGGCCGGCCTCATGGCGGCACTTGATCTGGCAAGGTTAGATTTGAAGATTTTAGTAGTAGAGAGCAGTAGCGCCGTAGGGGGGAGATTATGGGCAAGCGATTTTTTGATAAGCACATCCGGTTTTATGCCTCAGGTCAGAGAGATACTCGATGAGCTTAAAGTTCCTTATAAAAAAGGAAAAAGCGGATTATCTGTTACCGCCGGATCGAATCTTTCCTCAAAGCTTATTTCTGCGGTTTGCGATGCGGGTGTCAGGATTTTAAATATGGCCGAGTTTAAAGATTTGATTTTTACCGATGAAAAAGTAGAGGGGATAACCATAAATTGGGTACCACAGCTGTCTTTAAAGGATAAGATGATCGCCGGAATTCCTACTACTCTAAAGAGTCAGGCAATAATTGACGCCACCGGTCTTGACGCGCGCGTTTGCCGGCTACTGATGGAAAAAGGCGCTATAAAATTAGATAAACATGAGCAAATCGACGTCCGCGCTTCAGAAAATATGTTACTGGAAAAGACCGGCAATATCTATCCGGGTTTGGCAGTCGCGGGGATGGCCGTTGCCGGTATATACGGAATCCCGCAGGGAGGTTTAACATTGTGCAGCATGTTACTTTCGGGAAGAAGGGTAGCGGATGAGGTAATAAAGTTCCTTTCTGAAATTTTTTACTTACATGTAAAATAG